A region from the Stygiolobus caldivivus genome encodes:
- a CDS encoding tripartite tricarboxylate transporter permease: MLDSIRSLGDVNILIRKALLMVINGILSYQLSYSLIKNVGSAEIIAALVFALSFLVGDILIVFTAIGGIIDLFQSYIFSLLSSGKILFNSPDFIQFIISIVFLFIVPLIALGVTRSSRSFITSGALILTQINPIWSLLLFSGISQSDNYAVNVLSSAPLAILFIYLNHSLLSIVIIALLVIAAFSYSLKSYYGLIGSVFVALGYAFLVKAGYSISILSVIVSIAIYGVSLSVSTLSSLHENKKAYETLKNDLTEELKSINSILYTLKEEVKQEKSEFSNTINGYINEVTKLQDKVSQCRSIECEEEVKNELGNTRRMITIELNNLIFDKIKLYNDFSEKLKFLGINLPELEYPKEEIKIEEFLDFYNNLRSVIEKNILTAANIINSLIENLGKTLGLYLQKVKVINEDNILEKAKSIDVKDIDTKLNICLGKATEIGQLLLTTPDTFELKKELATLPLQPFTINKLNQASKILEKFTNITLSELSMSYSTFRDISMKFSTIEMKNLEEIINTLIIAMQSADTPHCEKVSRLYDSITNIEQMMNYVREKDVILQLDEIVDAILPQLKERETIELGDLGINEKYAEFLLRALNNRGITAKLEGNRVILRNNNKNNKDIYY; the protein is encoded by the coding sequence ATGTTGGATAGTATTCGAAGCCTTGGAGACGTTAATATATTGATCAGAAAAGCTCTATTGATGGTGATTAATGGAATACTATCATATCAACTTTCTTACTCCTTAATCAAAAACGTTGGTTCAGCAGAAATAATAGCAGCACTAGTATTTGCTTTATCTTTTTTAGTAGGTGATATACTTATCGTGTTCACGGCTATAGGGGGTATAATAGACCTATTTCAGAGTTATATTTTCTCTTTATTATCCTCAGGTAAGATTTTATTCAATAGTCCAGATTTTATTCAATTTATTATTTCGATAGTCTTTTTATTTATAGTGCCTTTGATAGCGTTAGGTGTGACTAGAAGTTCTAGGTCATTTATTACCAGTGGTGCACTAATTTTGACTCAAATAAATCCTATATGGTCTCTGTTACTTTTTAGCGGTATTTCGCAGTCAGATAACTACGCTGTAAATGTTCTTTCTTCTGCTCCGTTAGCCATACTGTTTATCTATCTAAATCATAGTTTGCTATCAATAGTAATAATTGCACTACTCGTGATTGCTGCTTTTTCCTATTCTCTAAAGTCATATTATGGGCTAATAGGTAGTGTATTTGTAGCTTTAGGATATGCATTTCTCGTAAAAGCAGGTTACTCTATCTCAATTCTATCGGTGATTGTAAGTATTGCAATATATGGAGTAAGTCTTTCAGTATCAACCTTAAGTTCATTACATGAAAACAAGAAAGCATACGAAACATTAAAGAATGATCTAACAGAAGAACTGAAGAGTATAAACTCTATACTATATACTCTAAAAGAAGAAGTTAAACAAGAGAAATCCGAATTTAGTAACACTATTAATGGGTATATAAATGAAGTCACTAAATTGCAAGATAAGGTATCTCAATGTAGGAGTATAGAATGCGAAGAAGAAGTCAAAAATGAACTAGGTAATACCAGAAGAATGATTACAATAGAACTTAATAACCTTATTTTTGATAAGATTAAATTATATAATGATTTCTCTGAGAAGTTAAAGTTCTTAGGTATCAACTTACCGGAACTGGAATACCCAAAAGAAGAGATAAAGATAGAAGAGTTTTTAGATTTCTATAATAATTTGAGAAGTGTTATCGAAAAAAACATATTAACGGCTGCAAATATAATAAATAGTCTAATAGAGAATTTAGGTAAGACGTTAGGTTTATATTTACAGAAAGTTAAGGTTATAAATGAAGATAATATACTTGAAAAAGCTAAATCAATAGATGTAAAAGATATTGACACAAAGTTAAATATCTGTTTAGGAAAAGCTACAGAAATTGGCCAATTATTACTGACAACTCCTGATACGTTTGAGTTAAAGAAAGAATTAGCTACTCTCCCCTTGCAACCATTTACTATAAACAAGTTAAATCAAGCCTCAAAGATTCTAGAGAAATTCACTAACATAACCTTATCTGAATTATCTATGTCATATAGTACTTTTAGAGATATATCTATGAAATTCTCAACTATTGAGATGAAAAATCTAGAAGAAATTATCAACACATTGATTATAGCCATGCAATCCGCCGATACGCCTCATTGCGAAAAAGTCAGTAGGTTATACGATTCTATAACCAATATAGAGCAGATGATGAACTATGTAAGAGAGAAGGACGTAATACTTCAATTAGACGAGATAGTCGACGCAATTTTACCTCAGCTGAAAGAAAGAGAAACAATAGAATTGGGAGATTTGGGTATAAACGAGAAATATGCTGAGTTTTTACTTAGAGCATTAAATAATAGAGGCATTACAGCTAAATTAGAAGGTAATAGAGTAATACTTAGAAATAATAACAAGAATAATAAAGATATATATTACTAA
- a CDS encoding sulfurtransferase TusA family protein, with the protein MSQEIKLDLRGKSCEEFILEISKILVAMKPGDILNIVADQDRVLCTHQLLRNARNYLYKGDVVGDHAEITIRRLR; encoded by the coding sequence ATGTCACAAGAAATAAAATTGGATTTAAGAGGAAAATCATGCGAAGAATTTATACTTGAGATATCTAAAATTCTAGTAGCAATGAAACCTGGAGATATATTAAATATTGTAGCTGATCAGGACAGAGTGTTGTGCACTCACCAGCTTTTAAGAAACGCTAGAAATTACCTTTATAAAGGAGACGTAGTAGGAGACCACGCTGAAATAACCATTAGAAGGTTAAGATAA
- a CDS encoding thioredoxin family protein: MRVEIFTHKTCTECNLLIEFLEKEGLLSKVIIIDTQLYPFIALERGVISTPSVFIDGKLIYAGVVDFEELANIIREGKMVSENVDKEKLVDKLMNGIVNSFAATAWLFVNRDFDAFMAQKDFVYAVTGLSLTDDKTASDMYNYLRNIMIKEGEDYLEKWKEQFFRVISANFIRELFYLYRKKLTNEEITTKYPVEVFAHWLMVRGGTVGRVGLRIHPLSEEDTMKRIGEVYTYMLINAEKFWTKIVNEEEQLAKSSREEVRFINF, encoded by the coding sequence ATGAGAGTAGAGATCTTTACCCACAAGACTTGTACAGAATGTAACCTCCTTATTGAATTCTTAGAAAAGGAAGGGCTACTAAGTAAGGTAATAATTATTGATACCCAACTATATCCGTTTATAGCACTAGAAAGAGGTGTAATATCTACTCCTTCCGTGTTTATCGACGGGAAACTAATATATGCTGGTGTCGTTGACTTCGAAGAACTGGCTAACATTATAAGAGAGGGTAAAATGGTCTCAGAAAATGTCGATAAAGAGAAACTAGTAGATAAACTGATGAACGGAATTGTAAATTCCTTTGCAGCTACTGCATGGCTCTTTGTAAATAGAGATTTCGACGCCTTTATGGCGCAGAAAGACTTCGTTTATGCTGTTACAGGTTTATCACTAACTGATGATAAAACAGCCTCAGACATGTATAATTACTTGAGAAATATTATGATAAAGGAAGGAGAAGATTACCTAGAGAAATGGAAAGAGCAATTCTTCAGGGTTATTTCCGCAAATTTTATTCGTGAATTATTCTACCTATACAGAAAGAAATTAACAAATGAAGAAATTACTACTAAATATCCTGTTGAGGTATTCGCACATTGGTTAATGGTCAGAGGAGGGACAGTAGGAAGGGTAGGTCTAAGGATACACCCCTTAAGCGAAGAGGATACTATGAAAAGGATTGGTGAAGTATACACTTATATGTTAATAAATGCTGAGAAGTTTTGGACTAAAATAGTAAACGAGGAAGAACAATTAGCTAAATCTAGCAGAGAAGAAGTTAGATTCATAAATTTTTAA
- a CDS encoding helicase C-terminal domain-containing protein, whose protein sequence is MKSFSDLKLREWQKKLKKKVEELISSNELVFLNAPTGSGKTIFSLLVGLETKGKVIFLVRTHNEYAPVFRDFIKISEGDLKFSFLVGKPNACLFSNEDANTDDINSNQCEFRNSIIDLNVDDYPSNYLKKLKEKGIAEGFCPYFSLFNDLNKADVIALTYPYFFIERFREALGINYEDYLIVVDEAHNIENVGELEEKVLSVFTIDMALKQVGDDFVKFILQRVKEELTRITSDVEGYVKAKEVPLVSNDELKVLEEEYDELRDKMIREKAIKRIYLGPIIRFYESLNRDRDLVPFIHKNKVILKSPDISKYLDILNNKDLSFILMSGTLPPEDYIRHVWNITRKFEYIEVEKEVKGKVSGTYECILAIDVTTKFDNRGDTMWKRYADYLLKVYYQAKSHVFSVFPSYEIMRKVMGYVEVPKYLEDEDTSIEELYSLIDKFDKVIIGAVGKGKLSEGVELVRDGKSLISDVVIVGIPYPPPDDYTKLRAQKASERLGKKVEEYLYKIPALMTIRQSVGRGIRGPDDRVQVWLLDKRFDNLWWKKNLNCFNPKKTKL, encoded by the coding sequence TTGAAGAGTTTTTCTGACCTGAAACTTAGGGAGTGGCAAAAAAAGTTAAAGAAAAAAGTAGAGGAACTTATAAGTAGTAATGAATTAGTATTTTTAAATGCACCAACCGGTAGTGGAAAGACAATATTTTCTCTTTTAGTTGGGTTAGAAACTAAAGGTAAAGTAATATTTTTAGTCAGGACCCACAATGAATATGCACCGGTCTTTAGGGATTTTATCAAGATAAGTGAAGGCGACCTTAAGTTTTCGTTCTTGGTAGGAAAACCTAACGCGTGTTTATTTTCGAATGAAGATGCAAACACTGACGATATAAATTCTAATCAATGCGAGTTTAGGAACTCTATAATAGACTTAAATGTAGACGATTATCCAAGTAACTACTTGAAAAAACTTAAAGAAAAAGGAATTGCAGAAGGTTTTTGCCCTTATTTCTCCCTATTCAACGACCTAAATAAAGCTGACGTAATAGCCCTGACTTATCCCTATTTTTTCATAGAACGTTTTAGGGAGGCTTTAGGGATTAATTATGAGGATTATCTTATAGTTGTCGATGAGGCTCACAACATAGAAAACGTAGGAGAGTTAGAAGAGAAAGTGTTATCTGTTTTTACTATCGACATGGCGTTAAAACAAGTCGGAGACGATTTTGTAAAATTTATACTCCAGAGAGTAAAAGAAGAGCTAACTAGGATCACAAGTGACGTAGAAGGCTATGTGAAAGCTAAAGAAGTACCGCTAGTCTCTAATGACGAACTAAAAGTACTTGAGGAAGAATACGATGAACTTAGAGACAAAATGATAAGAGAAAAAGCGATAAAGAGGATATATTTAGGCCCGATAATAAGGTTCTATGAAAGTCTGAACAGGGATAGGGACTTAGTACCTTTTATACATAAAAACAAGGTAATATTAAAGAGCCCTGATATTTCAAAGTACCTAGACATATTAAATAATAAAGACCTGTCTTTTATCCTCATGTCAGGTACGTTACCACCAGAAGATTACATAAGACACGTATGGAATATAACAAGAAAATTTGAATACATCGAAGTGGAAAAAGAGGTAAAAGGTAAGGTCTCCGGGACTTACGAATGTATTTTAGCCATAGACGTTACCACTAAATTTGATAATAGAGGGGACACGATGTGGAAAAGGTATGCGGATTACCTGCTAAAAGTCTATTATCAAGCTAAATCTCACGTATTTTCGGTTTTCCCCTCATACGAAATAATGAGGAAAGTCATGGGTTACGTAGAGGTCCCTAAGTATTTAGAAGATGAGGATACTTCCATAGAAGAACTTTACTCTCTAATAGATAAGTTTGACAAGGTAATTATAGGTGCAGTAGGGAAGGGAAAATTGAGTGAAGGTGTAGAACTCGTTAGAGACGGAAAGAGCTTAATTAGCGACGTAGTAATCGTCGGAATACCTTATCCACCGCCAGATGATTACACTAAGTTAAGGGCCCAGAAGGCCTCGGAAAGGCTTGGTAAGAAAGTAGAAGAGTACCTCTATAAAATACCCGCTTTAATGACCATCAGGCAATCCGTCGGGAGGGGAATAAGGGGACCTGATGACCGCGTACAAGTCTGGCTTTTAGATAAGCGGTTTGATAACTTATGGTGGAAGAAAAACCTAAATTGCTTTAATCCGAAAAAGACTAAGCTATGA
- a CDS encoding Rieske (2Fe-2S) protein, translated as MPRLTKSDFKPGERRKIKVDDKEILVVYLGADRFYAFENKCPHLGCDLSKVAVVIREELVCQCHFTHFSLKDGKAIKGATKKPLKVYSVKVEGEEVVIDESQ; from the coding sequence ATGCCACGCCTTACAAAAAGCGATTTTAAGCCCGGAGAAAGGAGGAAAATAAAAGTTGACGATAAGGAAATTTTAGTAGTTTATTTAGGTGCAGACCGATTTTATGCTTTTGAGAATAAGTGTCCACATTTAGGGTGTGATTTAAGTAAGGTGGCAGTCGTAATTAGGGAAGAGTTAGTATGTCAATGTCATTTCACTCACTTTTCTCTCAAGGACGGAAAGGCCATAAAGGGAGCTACTAAAAAACCTCTAAAAGTCTATAGCGTAAAAGTAGAAGGAGAAGAAGTGGTCATTGACGAGAGCCAATGA
- a CDS encoding type I 3-dehydroquinate dehydratase, translating to MTCVVVALPVRTISGVQMRIKSLVDADYVELRLDYMNSLPQVEELAESIKEFKRKTIVTIRDINEGGVNYIKEEEKANFYKILYDYGLIYDVEVRFLKKFRVPYEDMIVSLHYFNSLPTYDEVREAFTPFSSKSLVKLAVVGTGKYKQLLTRVLEDFPNSAVMPMKVNPIERIAFSILGSKLLYAHSGEETAQGQMYYKDAKNILSYFDINCEKVIGSRQ from the coding sequence ATGACCTGCGTGGTAGTCGCATTACCGGTTAGGACTATTTCAGGGGTACAAATGAGGATTAAGAGTTTAGTTGATGCGGACTATGTAGAACTAAGGCTAGATTACATGAATAGCCTACCGCAGGTAGAAGAACTTGCGGAGAGTATTAAGGAGTTTAAACGAAAGACAATAGTTACTATCAGAGATATAAACGAGGGGGGTGTAAACTATATTAAAGAAGAAGAAAAGGCTAATTTTTACAAGATCCTCTACGATTATGGTTTAATATATGACGTCGAAGTGAGGTTTTTAAAAAAGTTCAGAGTCCCATATGAGGACATGATAGTCTCACTCCACTACTTTAATTCATTACCTACTTATGATGAGGTAAGAGAGGCTTTCACACCTTTTAGTAGTAAGTCTTTAGTCAAGTTGGCCGTAGTAGGTACTGGAAAATATAAACAACTGTTGACCAGAGTCCTTGAGGACTTTCCTAATTCGGCTGTTATGCCTATGAAGGTAAACCCTATTGAGAGGATAGCCTTCAGCATATTAGGGTCTAAATTACTCTATGCCCATTCAGGGGAAGAAACGGCTCAAGGACAAATGTACTATAAAGACGCTAAAAATATATTATCGTATTTTGATATTAATTGCGAAAAGGTCATTGGCTCTCGTCAATGA